Proteins encoded together in one Anas acuta chromosome 36, bAnaAcu1.1, whole genome shotgun sequence window:
- the LOC137846664 gene encoding coiled-coil domain-containing protein 8 homolog isoform X25 — translation MSPGPEVLGDTMTNVPMSPGPEVLGDMMTNVPMSPGPEVLDDTMADVLRSPCPQVLGDTMADVPMSPGPEVLGDTMADVPMSPCPEVLDDMMADVPMSPGPEVLDDTMADVPMSPGLEVLGDMMTNVPMSPCPEVLGDMMADVPMSPGPEVLGDTMADVPMSPCPEVLGDMMTDVPMSPGLEVLDDTMADVPMSPGPQVLDDMMTNVPMSPGLEVLGDMMTNVPMSPGLEVLGDMMTHVPMSPGPEVLDDTMADVPMSPGLEVLGDMMTNVPMSSGPQVLDDMMTNVPMSPCPEVLDDTMADVPMSPGLEVLGDMMTNVPMSSGPQVLGDMMTNVPMSPGLEVLDDTMADVPRSPGPEVLDDTMADVPMSPCPEVLGDMMTHVLRSPCPEVLGDTMADVPMSLTTSHLSPPHRDVPASLKPPSPR, via the exons ATGTCCCCAGGTCCTGAGGTTCTAG GTGACACAATGAccaatgtccccatgtccccag GTCCTGAGGTTCTAGGTGACATGATGAccaatgtccccatgtccccaggtcCTGAG GTTCTTGATGACACAATGGCCGATGTCCTCAGGTCCCCATGTCCTCAGGTTCTAGGTGACACAATGGCcgatgtccccatgtccccaggtcCTGAGGTTCTAGGTGACACAATGGCcgatgtccccatgtccccatgtcctgaG GTTCTTGATGACATGATGGCcgatgtccccatgtccccaggtcCTGAGGTTCTTGATGACACAATGGCtgatgtccccatgtccccaggtcTTGAGGTTCTAGGTGACATGATGAccaatgtccccatgtccccatgtcctgaG GTTCTTGGTGACATGATGGCcgatgtccccatgtccccaggtcCTGAGGTTCTAGGTGACACGATGGCcgatgtccccatgtccccatgtcctgaGGTTCTAGGTGACATGATGACcgatgtccccatgtccccaggtcTTGAGGTTCTAGATGACACAATGGCcgatgtccccatgtccccaggtcCTCAG gttCTTGATGACATGATGAccaatgtccccatgtccccaggtcTTGAG GTTCTTGGTGACATGATGAccaatgtccccatgtccccaggtcTTGAGGTTCTAGGTGACATGATgacccatgtccccatgtccccaggtcCTGAGGTTCTAGATGACACAATGGCcgatgtccccatgtccccaggtcTTGAG GTTCTTGGTGACATGATGAccaatgtccccatgtcctcaGGTCCCCAGGTTCTCGATGACATGATGAccaatgtccccatgtccccatgtcctgaG GTTCTTGATGACACAATGGCcgatgtccccatgtccccaggtcTTGAGGTTCTAGGTGACATGATGAccaatgtccccatgtcctcaGGTCCCCAG GTTCTTGGTGACATGATGAccaatgtccccatgtccccaggtcTTGAGGTTCTTGATGACACAATGGCCGATGTCCCCAGGTCCCCAG gtCCTGAGGTTCTAGATGACACAATGGCcgatgtccccatgtccccatgtcctgaGGTTCTTGGTGACATGATGACCCATGTCCTCAGGTCCCCATGTCCTGAGGTTCTAGGTGACACAATGGCcgatgtccccat GTCCCTGACAACGTCCCATCTGTCCCCACCACACCGGGACGTCCCCGCGTCCCTCAAGCCCCCAAGTCCACGGTGA
- the LOC137846664 gene encoding coiled-coil domain-containing protein 8 homolog isoform X46, translated as MTQWPMSPGPEVLRFLVTQWLMSPCPQVLDDMMTNVPCPEVLGDTMADVPMSPCPEVLDDMMADVPMSPGPEVLDDTMADVPMSPGLEVLGDMMTNVPMSPCPEVLGDMMADVPMSPGPEVLGDTMADVPMSPCPEVLGDMMTDVPMSPGLEVLDDTMADVPMSPGPQVLDDMMTNVPMSPGLEVLGDMMTNVPMSPGLEVLGDMMTHVPMSPGPEVLDDTMADVPMSPGLEVLGDMMTNVPMSSGPQVLDDMMTNVPMSPCPEVLDDTMADVPMSPGLEVLGDMMTNVPMSSGPQVLGDMMTNVPMSPGLEVLDDTMADVPRSPGPEVLDDTMADVPMSPCPEVLGDMMTHVLRSPCPEVLGDTMADVPMSLTTSHLSPPHRDVPASLKPPSPR; from the exons ATGACACAATGGCCGATGTCCCCAGGTCCTGAG gtcCTGAGGTTCTTGGTGACACAATGGCtgatgtccccatgtccccaggttCTTGATGACATGATGACCAatgtcccat gtcCTGAGGTTCTAGGTGACACAATGGCcgatgtccccatgtccccatgtcctgaG GTTCTTGATGACATGATGGCcgatgtccccatgtccccaggtcCTGAGGTTCTTGATGACACAATGGCtgatgtccccatgtccccaggtcTTGAGGTTCTAGGTGACATGATGAccaatgtccccatgtccccatgtcctgaG GTTCTTGGTGACATGATGGCcgatgtccccatgtccccaggtcCTGAGGTTCTAGGTGACACGATGGCcgatgtccccatgtccccatgtcctgaGGTTCTAGGTGACATGATGACcgatgtccccatgtccccaggtcTTGAGGTTCTAGATGACACAATGGCcgatgtccccatgtccccaggtcCTCAG gttCTTGATGACATGATGAccaatgtccccatgtccccaggtcTTGAG GTTCTTGGTGACATGATGAccaatgtccccatgtccccaggtcTTGAGGTTCTAGGTGACATGATgacccatgtccccatgtccccaggtcCTGAGGTTCTAGATGACACAATGGCcgatgtccccatgtccccaggtcTTGAG GTTCTTGGTGACATGATGAccaatgtccccatgtcctcaGGTCCCCAGGTTCTCGATGACATGATGAccaatgtccccatgtccccatgtcctgaG GTTCTTGATGACACAATGGCcgatgtccccatgtccccaggtcTTGAGGTTCTAGGTGACATGATGAccaatgtccccatgtcctcaGGTCCCCAG GTTCTTGGTGACATGATGAccaatgtccccatgtccccaggtcTTGAGGTTCTTGATGACACAATGGCCGATGTCCCCAGGTCCCCAG gtCCTGAGGTTCTAGATGACACAATGGCcgatgtccccatgtccccatgtcctgaGGTTCTTGGTGACATGATGACCCATGTCCTCAGGTCCCCATGTCCTGAGGTTCTAGGTGACACAATGGCcgatgtccccat GTCCCTGACAACGTCCCATCTGTCCCCACCACACCGGGACGTCCCCGCGTCCCTCAAGCCCCCAAGTCCACGGTGA
- the LOC137846664 gene encoding coiled-coil domain-containing protein 8 homolog isoform X6 has product MADVPMSPGPEVLDDTMADVPMSPGLEVLGDTMTNVPMSPGPEVLGDMMTNVPMSPGPEVLDDMMTNVPCPQGPEVLDDTMADVLRSPCPQVLGDTMADVPMSPGPEVLGDTMADVPMSPCPEVLDDMMADVPMSPGPEVLDDTMADVPMSPGLEVLGDMMTNVPMSPCPEVLGDMMADVPMSPGPEVLGDTMADVPMSPCPEVLGDMMTDVPMSPGLEVLDDTMADVPMSPGPQVLDDMMTNVPMSPGLEVLGDMMTNVPMSPGPEVLDDTMADVPMSPGLEVLGDMMTNVPMSSGPQVLDDMMTNVPMSPCPEVLDDTMADVPMSPGLEVLGDMMTNVPMSSGPQVLGDMMTNVPMSPGLEVLDDTMADVPRSPGPEVLDDTMADVPMSPCPEVLGDMMTHVLRSPCPEVLGDTMADVPMSLTTSHLSPPHRDVPASLKPPSPR; this is encoded by the exons ATGGCcgatgtccccatgtccccaggtcCTGAGGTTCTCGATGACACAATGGCcgatgtccccatgtccccaggtcTTGAGGTTCTAGGTGACACAATGAccaatgtccccatgtccccag GTCCTGAGGTTCTAGGTGACATGATGAccaatgtccccatgtccccaggtcCTGAG gttCTTGATGACATGATGACCAatgtcccatgtccccaa GGTCCTGAGGTTCTTGATGACACAATGGCCGATGTCCTCAGGTCCCCATGTCCTCAGGTTCTAGGTGACACAATGGCcgatgtccccatgtccccaggtcCTGAGGTTCTAGGTGACACAATGGCcgatgtccccatgtccccatgtcctgaG GTTCTTGATGACATGATGGCcgatgtccccatgtccccaggtcCTGAGGTTCTTGATGACACAATGGCtgatgtccccatgtccccaggtcTTGAGGTTCTAGGTGACATGATGAccaatgtccccatgtccccatgtcctgaG GTTCTTGGTGACATGATGGCcgatgtccccatgtccccaggtcCTGAGGTTCTAGGTGACACGATGGCcgatgtccccatgtccccatgtcctgaGGTTCTAGGTGACATGATGACcgatgtccccatgtccccaggtcTTGAGGTTCTAGATGACACAATGGCcgatgtccccatgtccccaggtcCTCAG gttCTTGATGACATGATGAccaatgtccccatgtccccaggtcTTGAG GTTCTTGGTGACATGATGAccaatgtccccatgtccccag gtcCTGAGGTTCTAGATGACACAATGGCcgatgtccccatgtccccaggtcTTGAG GTTCTTGGTGACATGATGAccaatgtccccatgtcctcaGGTCCCCAGGTTCTCGATGACATGATGAccaatgtccccatgtccccatgtcctgaG GTTCTTGATGACACAATGGCcgatgtccccatgtccccaggtcTTGAGGTTCTAGGTGACATGATGAccaatgtccccatgtcctcaGGTCCCCAG GTTCTTGGTGACATGATGAccaatgtccccatgtccccaggtcTTGAGGTTCTTGATGACACAATGGCCGATGTCCCCAGGTCCCCAG gtCCTGAGGTTCTAGATGACACAATGGCcgatgtccccatgtccccatgtcctgaGGTTCTTGGTGACATGATGACCCATGTCCTCAGGTCCCCATGTCCTGAGGTTCTAGGTGACACAATGGCcgatgtccccat GTCCCTGACAACGTCCCATCTGTCCCCACCACACCGGGACGTCCCCGCGTCCCTCAAGCCCCCAAGTCCACGGTGA
- the LOC137846664 gene encoding coiled-coil domain-containing protein 8 homolog isoform X43, whose translation MTQWPMSPGPEVLGDMMTNVPMSPGPEVLGDTMADVPMSPGPEVLGDTMADVPMSPCPEVLDDMMADVPMSPGPEVLDDTMADVPMSPGLEVLGDMMTNVPMSPCPEVLGDMMADVPMSPGPEVLGDTMADVPMSPCPEVLGDMMTDVPMSPGLEVLDDTMADVPMSPGPQVLDDMMTNVPMSPGLEVLGDMMTNVPMSPGLEVLGDMMTHVPMSPGPEVLDDTMADVPMSPGLEVLGDMMTNVPMSSGPQVLDDMMTNVPMSPCPEVLDDTMADVPMSPGLEVLGDMMTNVPMSSGPQVLGDMMTNVPMSPGLEVLDDTMADVPRSPGPEVLDDTMADVPMSPCPEVLGDMMTHVLRSPCPEVLGDTMADVPMSLTTSHLSPPHRDVPASLKPPSPR comes from the exons ATGACACAATGGCCGATGTCCCCAGGTCCTGAGGTTCTAGGTGACATGATGAccaatgtccccatgtccccaggtcCTGAG GTTCTAGGTGACACAATGGCcgatgtccccatgtccccaggtcCTGAGGTTCTAGGTGACACAATGGCcgatgtccccatgtccccatgtcctgaG GTTCTTGATGACATGATGGCcgatgtccccatgtccccaggtcCTGAGGTTCTTGATGACACAATGGCtgatgtccccatgtccccaggtcTTGAGGTTCTAGGTGACATGATGAccaatgtccccatgtccccatgtcctgaG GTTCTTGGTGACATGATGGCcgatgtccccatgtccccaggtcCTGAGGTTCTAGGTGACACGATGGCcgatgtccccatgtccccatgtcctgaGGTTCTAGGTGACATGATGACcgatgtccccatgtccccaggtcTTGAGGTTCTAGATGACACAATGGCcgatgtccccatgtccccaggtcCTCAG gttCTTGATGACATGATGAccaatgtccccatgtccccaggtcTTGAG GTTCTTGGTGACATGATGAccaatgtccccatgtccccaggtcTTGAGGTTCTAGGTGACATGATgacccatgtccccatgtccccaggtcCTGAGGTTCTAGATGACACAATGGCcgatgtccccatgtccccaggtcTTGAG GTTCTTGGTGACATGATGAccaatgtccccatgtcctcaGGTCCCCAGGTTCTCGATGACATGATGAccaatgtccccatgtccccatgtcctgaG GTTCTTGATGACACAATGGCcgatgtccccatgtccccaggtcTTGAGGTTCTAGGTGACATGATGAccaatgtccccatgtcctcaGGTCCCCAG GTTCTTGGTGACATGATGAccaatgtccccatgtccccaggtcTTGAGGTTCTTGATGACACAATGGCCGATGTCCCCAGGTCCCCAG gtCCTGAGGTTCTAGATGACACAATGGCcgatgtccccatgtccccatgtcctgaGGTTCTTGGTGACATGATGACCCATGTCCTCAGGTCCCCATGTCCTGAGGTTCTAGGTGACACAATGGCcgatgtccccat GTCCCTGACAACGTCCCATCTGTCCCCACCACACCGGGACGTCCCCGCGTCCCTCAAGCCCCCAAGTCCACGGTGA
- the LOC137846664 gene encoding coiled-coil domain-containing protein 8 homolog isoform X30, whose product MSPGPEVLGDTMADVPMSPGPEVLGDMMTNVPMSPGPEVLGDTMADVPMSPCPQVLGDTMADVPMSPGPEVLGDTMADVPMSPCPEVLDDMMADVPMSPGPEVLDDTMADVPMSPGLEVLGDMMTNVPMSPCPEVLGDMMADVPMSPGPEVLGDTMADVPMSPCPEVLGDMMTDVPMSPGLEVLDDTMADVPMSPGPQVLDDMMTNVPMSPGLEVLGDMMTNVPMSPGLEVLGDMMTHVPMSPGPEVLDDTMADVPMSPGLEVLGDMMTNVPMSSGPQVLDDMMTNVPMSPCPEVLDDTMADVPMSPGLEVLGDMMTNVPMSSGPQVLGDMMTNVPMSPGLEVLDDTMADVPRSPGPEVLDDTMADVPMSPCPEVLGDMMTHVLRSPCPEVLGDTMADVPMSLTTSHLSPPHRDVPASLKPPSPR is encoded by the exons ATGTCCCCAGGTCCTGAGGTTCTAGGTGACACAATGGCcgatgtccccatgtccccaggtcCTGAG GTTCTAGGTGACATGATGAccaatgtccccatgtccccaggtcCTGAGGTTCTTGGTGACACAATGGCtgatgtccccat GTCCCCATGTCCTCAGGTTCTAGGTGACACAATGGCcgatgtccccatgtccccaggtcCTGAGGTTCTAGGTGACACAATGGCcgatgtccccatgtccccatgtcctgaG GTTCTTGATGACATGATGGCcgatgtccccatgtccccaggtcCTGAGGTTCTTGATGACACAATGGCtgatgtccccatgtccccaggtcTTGAGGTTCTAGGTGACATGATGAccaatgtccccatgtccccatgtcctgaG GTTCTTGGTGACATGATGGCcgatgtccccatgtccccaggtcCTGAGGTTCTAGGTGACACGATGGCcgatgtccccatgtccccatgtcctgaGGTTCTAGGTGACATGATGACcgatgtccccatgtccccaggtcTTGAGGTTCTAGATGACACAATGGCcgatgtccccatgtccccaggtcCTCAG gttCTTGATGACATGATGAccaatgtccccatgtccccaggtcTTGAG GTTCTTGGTGACATGATGAccaatgtccccatgtccccaggtcTTGAGGTTCTAGGTGACATGATgacccatgtccccatgtccccaggtcCTGAGGTTCTAGATGACACAATGGCcgatgtccccatgtccccaggtcTTGAG GTTCTTGGTGACATGATGAccaatgtccccatgtcctcaGGTCCCCAGGTTCTCGATGACATGATGAccaatgtccccatgtccccatgtcctgaG GTTCTTGATGACACAATGGCcgatgtccccatgtccccaggtcTTGAGGTTCTAGGTGACATGATGAccaatgtccccatgtcctcaGGTCCCCAG GTTCTTGGTGACATGATGAccaatgtccccatgtccccaggtcTTGAGGTTCTTGATGACACAATGGCCGATGTCCCCAGGTCCCCAG gtCCTGAGGTTCTAGATGACACAATGGCcgatgtccccatgtccccatgtcctgaGGTTCTTGGTGACATGATGACCCATGTCCTCAGGTCCCCATGTCCTGAGGTTCTAGGTGACACAATGGCcgatgtccccat GTCCCTGACAACGTCCCATCTGTCCCCACCACACCGGGACGTCCCCGCGTCCCTCAAGCCCCCAAGTCCACGGTGA
- the LOC137846664 gene encoding coiled-coil domain-containing protein 8 homolog isoform X17 — translation MADVPMSPGPEVLDDTMADVPMSPGLEVLGDTMTNVPMSPGPEVLGDMMTNVPMSPGPEVLGDTMADVPMSPGPEVLGDTMADVPMSPCPEVLDDMMADVPMSPGPEVLDDTMADVPMSPGLEVLGDMMTNVPMSPCPEVLGDMMADVPMSPGPEVLGDTMADVPMSPCPEVLGDMMTDVPMSPGLEVLDDTMADVPMSPGPQVLDDMMTNVPMSPGLEVLGDMMTNVPMSPGLEVLGDMMTHVPMSPGPEVLDDTMADVPMSPGLEVLGDMMTNVPMSSGPQVLDDMMTNVPMSPCPEVLDDTMADVPMSPGLEVLGDMMTNVPMSSGPQVLGDMMTNVPMSPGLEVLDDTMADVPRSPGPEVLDDTMADVPMSPCPEVLGDMMTHVLRSPCPEVLGDTMADVPMSLTTSHLSPPHRDVPASLKPPSPR, via the exons ATGGCcgatgtccccatgtccccaggtcCTGAGGTTCTCGATGACACAATGGCcgatgtccccatgtccccaggtcTTGAGGTTCTAGGTGACACAATGAccaatgtccccatgtccccag GTCCTGAGGTTCTAGGTGACATGATGAccaatgtccccatgtccccaggtcCTGAGGTTCTTG GTGACACAATGGCcgatgtccccatgtccccaggtcCTGAGGTTCTAGGTGACACAATGGCcgatgtccccatgtccccatgtcctgaG GTTCTTGATGACATGATGGCcgatgtccccatgtccccaggtcCTGAGGTTCTTGATGACACAATGGCtgatgtccccatgtccccaggtcTTGAGGTTCTAGGTGACATGATGAccaatgtccccatgtccccatgtcctgaG GTTCTTGGTGACATGATGGCcgatgtccccatgtccccaggtcCTGAGGTTCTAGGTGACACGATGGCcgatgtccccatgtccccatgtcctgaGGTTCTAGGTGACATGATGACcgatgtccccatgtccccaggtcTTGAGGTTCTAGATGACACAATGGCcgatgtccccatgtccccaggtcCTCAG gttCTTGATGACATGATGAccaatgtccccatgtccccaggtcTTGAG GTTCTTGGTGACATGATGAccaatgtccccatgtccccaggtcTTGAGGTTCTAGGTGACATGATgacccatgtccccatgtccccaggtcCTGAGGTTCTAGATGACACAATGGCcgatgtccccatgtccccaggtcTTGAG GTTCTTGGTGACATGATGAccaatgtccccatgtcctcaGGTCCCCAGGTTCTCGATGACATGATGAccaatgtccccatgtccccatgtcctgaG GTTCTTGATGACACAATGGCcgatgtccccatgtccccaggtcTTGAGGTTCTAGGTGACATGATGAccaatgtccccatgtcctcaGGTCCCCAG GTTCTTGGTGACATGATGAccaatgtccccatgtccccaggtcTTGAGGTTCTTGATGACACAATGGCCGATGTCCCCAGGTCCCCAG gtCCTGAGGTTCTAGATGACACAATGGCcgatgtccccatgtccccatgtcctgaGGTTCTTGGTGACATGATGACCCATGTCCTCAGGTCCCCATGTCCTGAGGTTCTAGGTGACACAATGGCcgatgtccccat GTCCCTGACAACGTCCCATCTGTCCCCACCACACCGGGACGTCCCCGCGTCCCTCAAGCCCCCAAGTCCACGGTGA
- the LOC137846664 gene encoding coiled-coil domain-containing protein 8 homolog isoform X32, protein MTQWPMSPGPEVLDDMMTNVPCPQGPEVLDDTMADVLRSPCPQVLGDTMADVPMSPGPEVLGDTMADVPMSPCPEVLDDMMADVPMSPGPEVLDDTMADVPMSPGLEVLGDMMTNVPMSPCPEVLGDMMADVPMSPGPEVLGDTMADVPMSPCPEVLGDMMTDVPMSPGLEVLDDTMADVPMSPGPQVLDDMMTNVPMSPGLEVLGDMMTNVPMSPGLEVLGDMMTHVPMSPGPEVLDDTMADVPMSPGLEVLGDMMTNVPMSSGPQVLDDMMTNVPMSPCPEVLDDTMADVPMSPGLEVLGDMMTNVPMSSGPQVLGDMMTNVPMSPGLEVLDDTMADVPRSPGPEVLDDTMADVPMSPCPEVLGDMMTHVLRSPCPEVLGDTMADVPMSLTTSHLSPPHRDVPASLKPPSPR, encoded by the exons ATGACACAATGGCCGATGTCCCCAGGTCCTGAG gttCTTGATGACATGATGACCAatgtcccatgtccccaa GGTCCTGAGGTTCTTGATGACACAATGGCCGATGTCCTCAGGTCCCCATGTCCTCAGGTTCTAGGTGACACAATGGCcgatgtccccatgtccccaggtcCTGAGGTTCTAGGTGACACAATGGCcgatgtccccatgtccccatgtcctgaG GTTCTTGATGACATGATGGCcgatgtccccatgtccccaggtcCTGAGGTTCTTGATGACACAATGGCtgatgtccccatgtccccaggtcTTGAGGTTCTAGGTGACATGATGAccaatgtccccatgtccccatgtcctgaG GTTCTTGGTGACATGATGGCcgatgtccccatgtccccaggtcCTGAGGTTCTAGGTGACACGATGGCcgatgtccccatgtccccatgtcctgaGGTTCTAGGTGACATGATGACcgatgtccccatgtccccaggtcTTGAGGTTCTAGATGACACAATGGCcgatgtccccatgtccccaggtcCTCAG gttCTTGATGACATGATGAccaatgtccccatgtccccaggtcTTGAG GTTCTTGGTGACATGATGAccaatgtccccatgtccccaggtcTTGAGGTTCTAGGTGACATGATgacccatgtccccatgtccccaggtcCTGAGGTTCTAGATGACACAATGGCcgatgtccccatgtccccaggtcTTGAG GTTCTTGGTGACATGATGAccaatgtccccatgtcctcaGGTCCCCAGGTTCTCGATGACATGATGAccaatgtccccatgtccccatgtcctgaG GTTCTTGATGACACAATGGCcgatgtccccatgtccccaggtcTTGAGGTTCTAGGTGACATGATGAccaatgtccccatgtcctcaGGTCCCCAG GTTCTTGGTGACATGATGAccaatgtccccatgtccccaggtcTTGAGGTTCTTGATGACACAATGGCCGATGTCCCCAGGTCCCCAG gtCCTGAGGTTCTAGATGACACAATGGCcgatgtccccatgtccccatgtcctgaGGTTCTTGGTGACATGATGACCCATGTCCTCAGGTCCCCATGTCCTGAGGTTCTAGGTGACACAATGGCcgatgtccccat GTCCCTGACAACGTCCCATCTGTCCCCACCACACCGGGACGTCCCCGCGTCCCTCAAGCCCCCAAGTCCACGGTGA
- the LOC137846664 gene encoding coiled-coil domain-containing protein 8 homolog isoform X49, with translation MTQWPMSPGPEVLRFLVTQWLMSPCPQVLDDMMTNVPCPEVLGDTMADVPMSPCPEVLDDMMTNVPCPEVLDDTMADVPMSPGLEVLGDMMTNVPMSPCPEVLGDMMADVPMSPGPEVLGDTMADVPMSPCPEVLGDMMTDVPMSPGLEVLDDTMADVPMSPGPQVLDDMMTNVPMSPGLEVLGDMMTNVPMSPGLEVLGDMMTHVPMSPGPEVLDDTMADVPMSPGLEVLGDMMTNVPMSSGPQVLDDMMTNVPMSPCPEVLDDTMADVPMSPGLEVLGDMMTNVPMSSGPQVLGDMMTNVPMSPGLEVLDDTMADVPRSPGPEVLDDTMADVPMSPCPEVLGDMMTHVLRSPCPEVLGDTMADVPMSLTTSHLSPPHRDVPASLKPPSPR, from the exons ATGACACAATGGCCGATGTCCCCAGGTCCTGAG gtcCTGAGGTTCTTGGTGACACAATGGCtgatgtccccatgtccccaggttCTTGATGACATGATGACCAatgtcccat gtcCTGAGGTTCTAGGTGACACAATGGCcgatgtccccatgtccccatgtcctgaGGTTCTCGATGACATGATGACCAatgtcccat gtcCTGAGGTTCTTGATGACACAATGGCtgatgtccccatgtccccaggtcTTGAGGTTCTAGGTGACATGATGAccaatgtccccatgtccccatgtcctgaG GTTCTTGGTGACATGATGGCcgatgtccccatgtccccaggtcCTGAGGTTCTAGGTGACACGATGGCcgatgtccccatgtccccatgtcctgaGGTTCTAGGTGACATGATGACcgatgtccccatgtccccaggtcTTGAGGTTCTAGATGACACAATGGCcgatgtccccatgtccccaggtcCTCAG gttCTTGATGACATGATGAccaatgtccccatgtccccaggtcTTGAG GTTCTTGGTGACATGATGAccaatgtccccatgtccccaggtcTTGAGGTTCTAGGTGACATGATgacccatgtccccatgtccccaggtcCTGAGGTTCTAGATGACACAATGGCcgatgtccccatgtccccaggtcTTGAG GTTCTTGGTGACATGATGAccaatgtccccatgtcctcaGGTCCCCAGGTTCTCGATGACATGATGAccaatgtccccatgtccccatgtcctgaG GTTCTTGATGACACAATGGCcgatgtccccatgtccccaggtcTTGAGGTTCTAGGTGACATGATGAccaatgtccccatgtcctcaGGTCCCCAG GTTCTTGGTGACATGATGAccaatgtccccatgtccccaggtcTTGAGGTTCTTGATGACACAATGGCCGATGTCCCCAGGTCCCCAG gtCCTGAGGTTCTAGATGACACAATGGCcgatgtccccatgtccccatgtcctgaGGTTCTTGGTGACATGATGACCCATGTCCTCAGGTCCCCATGTCCTGAGGTTCTAGGTGACACAATGGCcgatgtccccat GTCCCTGACAACGTCCCATCTGTCCCCACCACACCGGGACGTCCCCGCGTCCCTCAAGCCCCCAAGTCCACGGTGA